Proteins encoded by one window of Salvia splendens isolate huo1 chromosome 14, SspV2, whole genome shotgun sequence:
- the LOC121764512 gene encoding alkaline/neutral invertase E, chloroplastic-like yields the protein MTTITSAVSLPLQLTVACIKMGRPEIAERAIKTAEKRISKDKWPEYYDTKKARFIGKQARLFQTWSIAGYLVSKLLLSNPNTAKMLTTEEDSELVNAFSCAVSSSSPRRKRGPKSSQNKKSYII from the coding sequence ATGACGACCATAACGTCTGCGGTCTCACTTCCTTTGCAGCTAACTGTTGCTTGCATCAAAATGGGACGACCAGAGATTGCTGAAAGAGCCATCAAGACTGCAGAGAAACGCATTTCGAAAGACAAGTGGCCGGAATATTATGACACGAAGAAAGCAAGGTTCATAGGGAAGCAAGCGCGGCTATTCCAGACATGGTCTATTGCAGGATATCTCGTCTCGAAGCTTCTACTCTCCAATCCTAACACGGCCAAAATGTTGACTACCGAAGAGGACTCTGAGCTCGTCAATGCCTTCTCGTGTGCGGTCAGCAGCTCGAGCCCAAGGAGGAAACGCGGTCCGAAGAGTTCCCAGAACAAGAAGTCTTATATAATTTGA
- the LOC121764513 gene encoding reticulocyte-binding protein 2 homolog a-like, translating to MMSIVSMWSNGRPSTDDGDECEATKTAISSYLEREEEIERKKMEVKERVKSQLNRAEEETRRLAQVWEELEVLTDPMRKEVGAVRKKIDLANRDLKPLAQICHKKEREYKEPMEAFKEKNNEKAQLTNTLVELVSQSEKIRMRKLEELSKIVSLNT from the exons ATGATGAGTATTGTAAGCATGTGGAGCAACGGCCGGCCTTCGACGGACGATGGCGACGAATGTGAGGCTACAAAGACGGCGATCTCGTCGTatctagagagagaagaagagatagagaggaagaaaatgGAAGTGAAAGAAAGGGTTAAGTCTCAACTCAACCGTGCCGAGGAGGAAACCAGACGGTTAGCTCAAGTTTGGGAA GAATTAGAAGTGTTGACTGATCCAATGAGAAAGGAAGTTGGAGCTGTGCGCAAGAAAATTGACTTGGCCAACCGCGACCTTAAACCTCTTGCCCAAATCTGCCACAAGAAA GAGAGAGAATACAAAGAACCAATGGAGGCTttcaaagaaaaaaacaatGAAAAGGCTCAATTGACCAATACCCTTGTGGAG TTAGTGAGTCAAAGTGAGAAAATCAGAATGAGGAAATTGGAAGAACTCAGCAAGATTGTCAGCTTAAACACTTAA
- the LOC121764872 gene encoding phosphoglycerate mutase-like protein AT74H yields MPSHQEKMIHHFPRRIILVRHGESEVNEDEGILEHVPNHKIKLIKKGAEQARATGRMIKEIVSEEEAWKVLFYVSPSNRTRETMEEIISRGGTFEKNRIVGVREECRLREQHFGNFQDLEERRKIKRSRVRYGKFFYRVPEGESSADVYDRVSSFLEGLWRDMESNKFGNEMNLIVVSHGLTILLFLMKWFNWTINQFEELANPANCEYRVLELGPDGEYSLASYHQIDELKKWGLSDEMIEDQIIRARGLQPFLDRKCLVAPTDDSASDDSLGYYFDEK; encoded by the exons ATGCCGAGCCACCAAGAAAAGATGATTCATCACTTCCCGCGGCGCATCATACTGGTGCGCCACGGAGAGAGCGAGGTGAACGAGGATGAAGGCATCCTCGAGCACGTCCCCAACCACAAGATCAAGCTGATCAAGAAGGGCGCCGAGCAAGCCCGGGCAACGGGGCGAATGATAAAGGAGATCGTGTCGGAAGAGGAGGCGTGGAAGGTTCTTTTCTACGTCTCGCCTTCCAATAGGACGAGGGAGACGATGGAGGAGATCATCAGCCGGGGTGGAACGTTCGAGAAGAATCGGATCGTTGGAGTGAGAGAAGAGTGTAGGTTGAGAGAGCAGCATTTTGGGAATTTTCAGGATTTGGAGGAGAGGAGGAAGATTAAGAGAAGTAGGGTTAGGTATGGGAAGTTCTTCTATAGGGTTCCGGAGGGAGAATCCAGTGCCGATGTTTACGACCGTGTTTCGA GTTTTCTTGAAGGGCTATGGAGGGACATGGAATCCAACAAATTTGGAAATGAGATGAATTTGATAGTAGTCTCCCATGGACTCACTATCCTtctatttttaatgaaatgGTTCAATTGGACTATTAATCAGTTTGAAGAGCTTGCCAATCCAGCTAATTGCGAATACCGAGTCCTAGAGCTTGGCCCGGATGGCGAATATAGTCTTGCTTCGTACCACCAAATAGACGAGCTCAAAAAATGGGGATTATCTGATGAGATGATCGAGGATCAAATTATTCGAGCTAGGGGTCTCCAGCCTTTTCTTGATCGGAAGTGTCTCGTTGCGCCCACCGATGATTCAGCATCGGACGACAGCCTCGGATATTATTTCGATGAGAAATGA